The stretch of DNA CCGCTCAAACGGTGTTGTTCACGGCCAACCATCAGCATACCAACATCGAACTTCGAAAGGTTCTGGGCGACGCGTTCCAAGGCGTGCTGGTCTACGACCGGTTCAAGGTCTACGACAGCAAGATGCCTAATCAGGTGAGACAACAAAAGTGTCTGGCTCATCTCATCCGCAACGCGGATGAGGTCGCTGCCGGAGAACAGCAGCGACCCGGTCGAGGACACGAATACGGTTTCCGACTGGCGCAGGTATTCCGCGACGGGATCAAGCTTCATCGACGCTATGCCGAGGGATGGTGTACTCGAGAAGAATATCGGCAGCAGGGTGAGGGGCTCACCCTGCGCTTGGAAAAGTTGCTGAGGCGTGCACCTTTGAAGACCAAGGCCAATGAGCGGCTGCGGTTTGGAATCCTGGAACAGCATCTGCGTGGACGGGTGCTGCTGTTCCTGTCGGATCCGGACATTCCACCGACGAACAATGCTGCCGAACGCAGTCTCAGAACGGTGGTGATGGCCAGGAAAGTCTCGCAATGCAGTAAAAACGCAAGGGGAGCCGCCACCTACATGCGCATCAAGTCGACTGTGGAAACCGCCCGCCTGCGTGGTCAGGATCCCGTTGACGTGCTGATGTCCCTGCGCTGTTGACCCTGGACAATTCGCTAATCAAATACGGCGAAAGTGTCGGGTACTGAGCACCAGACGGACGGCTTCCTCTTTGAACTCGGCAGTGCGCTCGTGTTTGCTGGCCGTCATGCTGACGGCCTGACAGATTTTATGAGAAAGCGTCCCCAGTAGGGGACACTTTCGTTTATGACGACAGAACAGGCCACCGGGGACGCTTCTCGACTCTATCAAGCGGTACTTGCCCATCTCCAGAGCGGGTTGTGGAACGACATTCGCAACGCGCGAACCGTGTCTTGGATGGTCAGTGGGTTGCTGCTTTCCCAGCGCAGCACGTTTCCTCACTGGCTGTCTCACATCAATGCTGGAGCGACTCTGGCTCAGAGCACCGAGCGCCGAGTCCGTCGGTGGCTGAAGAATCCAGCCATCGACCTGACCAGCATCTACGGTCCCCTGATCACCCGCGCCTTGCGGGACTGGGGTGAACACACCCTGATCTTGGCACTGGATACCAGCGTCCTCTTCGAGAAGTTCTGCCTGATCCGCATTTCGGTCCTCTTTCGGGGACGAGCGGTGCCGCTCGTCTCCCGTGTTCTCGAACACTCCAGCGCCCAGGTCAGCACCGCCCAGCTTCTGCCCATCCTGGCCGAAGTCAAAGGCATGCTCGACTTCCTCAAGCTGCGTGAGGTTCGCCTGCTGGCGGACCGGGGCTTTTGCGATACGGCCCTCATGGGCTGGCTTCGGGTCTGCGGATGGCATTATCGCATCCGGATCAAGTCGAGCTTGATCATGGCTGCTCCAGGGAAGAAACGACTGTGCAAGGTGGGCGAGGTGAAACTCGCACCACGAGAAACGCGCTGCTTGCACAACATCACGCTGACTGGACAGCACTTCGGTCCCGTCCATATCGCTCTGGGCCGTCCGACGGACGGCCCAGAGCAGTGGCAAGTCGTCAGTGACCAGCCGACGGGCATCGAGACATTCGCTGAGTACGGCGAGCGCTTCCAAATTGAAGAGGGCTTTCTGGACGAAAAAAGCGGCCTGTTCGGTTTGGAAGATTCCAGACTCCGTGATGCGGCCAGCCTGGAACGGCTGGTCTTGGTACTAGCGATAGCGACTCTGCTGCTCGTATCAGAAGGTCTTCAGACCGTTCAGAGTGGGGATCAACGTGTCGTCGATCCCCACTGGAAACGGGCACTCAGTTATCTCAAAATTGGTCTGCGTACCGTTCAGTATGCGCTGAGTCGAGGTCGGACGGTCTTCTCCCGTCTGACGCTCCAGGGTGGTCCTGATCCTGAGCCGCCCAGCCGAAGAAAACGCTCAGATGCTGACCCTCGAACGACACTTGAAGTCGGCTGGCAGCTCGTTTTTCGTCCACTCTCATAAAATTTGTCAGGCTGTCAGGGCCGTCATGTCAGTCTCCATTATCGATCAGACTGAACTACTCCTCCACAACACCGTAGCAAGCTCATCCAATTGCTGGCACTTTCTGTTCATGCAAGTCCATTCAGAACGAAAGGAGCCCAAGCCTGTAGAGGATATTCGTCCTCGAGCATTCTTAGCTTCTCCTGCCGCACCGCCTCCTGCCATGAGAGGCCCTGCAATCGGCCCGCATAGACGTTCTCCATCCATTCTGACGTCGTCTGATCCAACACCGGCCACAACGTCGTGATTGTCCGCTGTGCTCCGGCCAAAAATGCCGCCTGTGAAAGTCCCACCACGCCGCGCCCGGCCTCCATCCAGCCAAGACCTGAGTTGCACGACGAGAATGTGACGAGTTCTGTGCTCTGAAGATTTAAGCTCGCCAACTCCCAGGCACGCAGTACACCATGAAAGTTCTTGCCGGTATACCCATCCAGAAGCACTACTGCCTGGGAGAACGGGTGCGCTGGATCGAAGCGAGGCTCAAGTTGCCTGTCCAGGTTCTGCTGGTACAAAACTGCAGTGTCGGCTTCGTCCCACACATCCGAGTGG from Deinococcus psychrotolerans encodes:
- a CDS encoding IS66 family transposase gives rise to the protein MLFTANHQHTNIELRKVLGDAFQGVLVYDRFKVYDSKMPNQVRQQKCLAHLIRNADEVAAGEQQRPGRGHEYGFRLAQVFRDGIKLHRRYAEGWCTREEYRQQGEGLTLRLEKLLRRAPLKTKANERLRFGILEQHLRGRVLLFLSDPDIPPTNNAAERSLRTVVMARKVSQCSKNARGAATYMRIKSTVETARLRGQDPVDVLMSLRC
- a CDS encoding transposase codes for the protein MWNDIRNARTVSWMVSGLLLSQRSTFPHWLSHINAGATLAQSTERRVRRWLKNPAIDLTSIYGPLITRALRDWGEHTLILALDTSVLFEKFCLIRISVLFRGRAVPLVSRVLEHSSAQVSTAQLLPILAEVKGMLDFLKLREVRLLADRGFCDTALMGWLRVCGWHYRIRIKSSLIMAAPGKKRLCKVGEVKLAPRETRCLHNITLTGQHFGPVHIALGRPTDGPEQWQVVSDQPTGIETFAEYGERFQIEEGFLDEKSGLFGLEDSRLRDAASLERLVLVLAIATLLLVSEGLQTVQSGDQRVVDPHWKRALSYLKIGLRTVQYALSRGRTVFSRLTLQGGPDPEPPSRRKRSDADPRTTLEVGWQLVFRPLS